The following proteins are co-located in the Candidatus Cloacimonadota bacterium genome:
- a CDS encoding 4Fe-4S binding protein, translated as MIIREEDALEKMEVELTEVKAPGDDDSPVLIYYNWCKKCGICVAFCPTGCLGRKPDGSPYVAAPEKCIHCETCDRLCPDFAITGAKDR; from the coding sequence ATGATCATCAGGGAAGAAGACGCGCTGGAAAAGATGGAGGTGGAACTCACCGAAGTCAAAGCCCCGGGCGACGACGATTCCCCCGTTCTGATCTATTACAACTGGTGCAAGAAGTGCGGCATCTGCGTCGCCTTCTGCCCCACCGGCTGTCTGGGCCGCAAACCAGACGGCTCGCCTTACGTAGCCGCGCCGGAAAAATGCATCCACTGCGAGACCTGCGACCGTCTCTGCCCTGATTTCGCCATTACCGGCGCCAAAGACCGCTGA